The following are encoded in a window of Sulfitobacter sp. S190 genomic DNA:
- a CDS encoding carbon-nitrogen hydrolase family protein, with protein sequence MTPFAIAGVQMYVNALQSNVDGMIQRLDILMARFPWTQMVLFSELAPFGPLDRFSLPPENDALERFQEAARKHRVWLIPGSMFLTDPQDGRIYNTSVVINPEGEIIRRYAKMFPFRPYESGIAAGSDFCVFDVPEVGRFGLSICYDIWFPETTRQLTSQGVEVLLHPVLTGTTDRDAELAIARATAAQFQCYVIDVNGLGAGGVGKSCVVDPTSMVLHQSAGQEDMFPIEVDLSMVRRQRETGMKGLGQVLKSFRDRSTDFSVYDRTSGTDEYLKTLGPLAVPHQGTRAGLGEMEPALRVPEPLAYKGAEAAIQTGFAPEPLPNPTAGTATAPVQPKPPAAPAAGMPNPPVKPGTLTGTTQNETSSG encoded by the coding sequence ATGACCCCTTTCGCAATTGCCGGCGTACAGATGTACGTCAACGCCCTGCAGTCCAACGTCGATGGTATGATCCAGCGGCTCGATATTCTCATGGCGCGGTTCCCGTGGACCCAGATGGTGCTGTTCTCGGAGCTTGCACCGTTCGGCCCGCTGGACCGGTTTTCACTGCCGCCCGAGAACGACGCGCTTGAGCGGTTTCAGGAAGCGGCGCGCAAGCACCGTGTCTGGCTGATCCCCGGTTCGATGTTCCTGACCGACCCGCAGGATGGCCGGATCTACAACACATCCGTCGTGATCAATCCCGAAGGCGAAATCATCCGCCGCTACGCCAAGATGTTCCCGTTCCGCCCGTATGAGAGCGGCATCGCGGCGGGCAGCGATTTCTGCGTTTTTGATGTGCCGGAAGTGGGGCGTTTTGGCCTGTCGATCTGCTATGACATCTGGTTTCCGGAAACGACGCGCCAGTTGACGAGCCAAGGGGTCGAGGTGTTGCTGCACCCGGTGCTGACAGGCACGACCGACCGCGACGCGGAACTGGCCATTGCGCGTGCCACGGCGGCGCAATTCCAATGCTACGTCATCGATGTGAACGGTCTGGGTGCGGGCGGCGTTGGCAAGTCCTGCGTGGTTGATCCCACGTCGATGGTGCTGCACCAGTCGGCGGGTCAGGAAGACATGTTCCCGATCGAGGTGGATCTGTCGATGGTTCGCCGCCAGCGCGAAACAGGCATGAAAGGGCTGGGCCAGGTGCTCAAGTCCTTCCGCGACCGGTCGACCGATTTTTCCGTCTATGACCGCACGAGTGGCACCGACGAATACCTCAAGACACTTGGCCCGTTGGCCGTCCCGCATCAGGGGACGCGCGCGGGTCTTGGCGAAATGGAGCCGGCGCTGCGCGTGCCGGAACCTTTGGCCTACAAAGGGGCCGAGGCCGCGATCCAGACCGGTTTCGCGCCGGAACCTCTGCCCAATCCGACCGCTGGCACCGCCACAGCACCCGTACAACCCAAACCGCCTGCCGCTCCGGCTGCAGGTATGCCCAATCCGCCCGTCAAGCCGGGTACCCTGACAGGCACGACCCAAAACGAGACATCCAGCGGCTAG
- a CDS encoding aminotransferase class I/II-fold pyridoxal phosphate-dependent enzyme, with protein MHSMSDYSSAIQLRSDRWSALREATGGLTRGPSAGEASQLRQTVDALFEALSMMEPYWAFPGISAFNQMRRHYEQGKLDDLSFAVNRVTRALTTGAYRRRSIPLERDSVDQDEQDDEAHQSPEMRALSKPYFEVLIVDNVSEQQERWLKSNVTGMRRPEDPFVYEAVVVPSIEDALIAVLFNHNIQAIVVRPGLTLKSEKIEEILTRYLARAGGREEIDALMPENYGPELCRMIARVRPELDAYLVTERSVEEIAGLDLGICRRVFYNSEDFMELHLNILRGVQARNKSPFFTALVEYSKQPTGVFHAMPISRGKSITRSHWIQDMGAFYGPNIFLAETSATSGGLDSLLEPHGPIKEAQELAARAFGSKQTFFATNGTSTCNKIVVQALLQPGDIVLVDRDCHKSHHYGMVLAGAHVSYLDSYPLSKYSMYGAVPISEMKERLLELKEQGKLDRVRMLLLTNCTFDGLVYNVQRVMEECLAIKPDLIFLWDEAWFAFGRFNPTYRQRTAMDAANTLRSKLRSADHAVAYDAQQAQLKDADHETLLKTRLLPPPTARVRAYATQSTHKTLTSLRQGSMIHVNDQDFKGEVEQSFHEAYMTHTSTSPNYQIIASLDVGRRQVELEGFEFVQRQIEAAMSMRRAISDHPLLRKYFKVLTAGDMIPEQHRESGVTSYYDTEQGWTDMWDCWEKDEFVLDASRVTLCVGGTGWDGDTFKNKVLMDKYGIQINKTSRNTVLFMTNIGTTRSSVAYLIEVLVEIAKSLDELNDDASGMEKLGFDRRVKNLMEDCPPLPDFSRFHRAFLSSGNSHEGDIRKAFFLAYDDTNCDYLELNGSLKEAMARGDEIVSASFIIPYPPGFPILVPGQVISKEILSFMRALDVSEIHGYRPDLGLRVFTQAALEGVKPGLKAAE; from the coding sequence ATGCATTCCATGAGCGACTATTCGTCAGCCATCCAGCTGCGTTCCGACCGGTGGAGCGCGTTGCGCGAAGCGACGGGCGGCCTGACGCGTGGCCCGTCTGCGGGTGAAGCGTCGCAACTGCGCCAGACGGTCGATGCGCTGTTTGAAGCGCTGTCCATGATGGAGCCCTACTGGGCGTTTCCGGGCATATCGGCCTTCAACCAGATGCGCCGCCATTACGAGCAGGGCAAGCTTGATGATCTGAGCTTTGCGGTCAATCGCGTGACCCGTGCGTTGACGACGGGGGCTTACCGGCGCCGGTCGATCCCGCTGGAGCGCGACAGTGTCGATCAGGACGAGCAGGACGACGAGGCGCACCAAAGCCCTGAGATGCGCGCCCTGTCCAAGCCCTATTTCGAAGTGCTGATCGTCGACAATGTATCGGAGCAACAAGAGCGCTGGCTGAAAAGCAATGTCACGGGCATGCGCCGTCCGGAGGATCCGTTTGTCTATGAAGCGGTGGTTGTCCCGTCGATCGAGGACGCGCTGATCGCGGTGCTGTTCAACCACAACATACAGGCCATCGTGGTGCGCCCCGGTCTGACGCTGAAGTCCGAAAAGATCGAGGAAATCCTGACCCGCTATCTCGCACGGGCCGGGGGCCGCGAGGAAATCGACGCGCTAATGCCGGAGAACTACGGCCCCGAACTGTGCCGGATGATTGCCCGTGTGCGCCCCGAGCTTGATGCCTATCTGGTGACGGAGCGGTCTGTCGAGGAGATTGCCGGTCTTGATCTTGGCATTTGCCGCCGCGTTTTTTACAATTCCGAAGACTTCATGGAGTTGCACCTCAACATCCTGCGCGGTGTGCAGGCGCGGAACAAATCGCCGTTTTTTACGGCGCTGGTCGAGTATTCCAAGCAGCCAACGGGCGTATTCCACGCGATGCCGATCAGCCGCGGTAAATCGATTACGCGTTCGCATTGGATTCAGGACATGGGGGCGTTCTACGGGCCCAATATCTTTCTTGCCGAGACATCGGCGACATCGGGCGGATTGGACAGTTTGCTAGAGCCGCATGGCCCCATCAAGGAAGCACAGGAACTGGCCGCGCGGGCGTTCGGCTCCAAGCAGACGTTCTTTGCCACCAATGGCACATCGACTTGCAACAAGATCGTGGTTCAGGCGCTTTTGCAGCCCGGTGACATCGTTCTGGTCGACCGCGACTGCCACAAATCGCACCATTACGGGATGGTGCTGGCCGGGGCGCATGTCAGCTATCTCGACAGCTATCCGCTGAGCAAGTATTCGATGTACGGCGCGGTGCCGATTTCGGAGATGAAAGAACGGCTGCTTGAACTGAAAGAGCAGGGCAAGCTGGACCGTGTGCGTATGCTGCTGCTGACTAACTGCACCTTTGACGGGCTTGTCTATAACGTGCAGCGCGTGATGGAAGAGTGTCTGGCGATCAAGCCTGATCTGATTTTTCTGTGGGACGAAGCGTGGTTCGCCTTTGGCCGGTTCAACCCGACATACCGCCAACGGACAGCGATGGACGCGGCCAACACCCTGCGGAGCAAGTTGCGCAGCGCCGATCATGCGGTTGCCTATGACGCGCAGCAGGCACAGCTCAAGGATGCCGATCACGAAACGCTGCTGAAGACGCGGCTTTTGCCGCCCCCGACCGCACGTGTGCGGGCCTATGCGACCCAATCCACCCACAAGACACTGACGTCCCTTCGGCAGGGGTCGATGATCCATGTGAACGACCAGGACTTCAAAGGCGAGGTCGAGCAGTCGTTCCACGAAGCCTATATGACACACACGTCCACATCGCCGAATTACCAGATCATCGCATCGCTCGATGTGGGACGCAGGCAGGTGGAACTGGAGGGGTTCGAATTTGTCCAGCGCCAGATCGAAGCGGCCATGTCGATGCGCCGTGCGATCAGCGACCATCCGCTACTGCGCAAATACTTCAAAGTATTGACCGCCGGTGACATGATCCCCGAGCAGCACCGCGAAAGCGGCGTGACCAGCTACTACGATACAGAGCAGGGCTGGACCGATATGTGGGACTGCTGGGAAAAGGACGAATTCGTGCTGGACGCGAGCCGCGTGACGCTATGCGTGGGGGGCACCGGATGGGATGGCGATACCTTCAAGAACAAGGTGTTGATGGATAAATACGGCATCCAGATCAACAAGACGTCGCGCAATACCGTGTTGTTCATGACCAACATCGGGACGACGCGATCCTCGGTTGCCTATCTGATCGAAGTGCTCGTTGAAATTGCCAAGTCGCTGGATGAATTGAACGATGATGCCTCGGGTATGGAGAAGCTCGGCTTTGATCGCCGGGTGAAGAACCTGATGGAGGACTGCCCGCCGCTCCCCGACTTCAGCCGCTTTCACCGTGCGTTCTTGTCGTCGGGCAACAGCCACGAAGGCGATATCCGCAAGGCGTTCTTTCTCGCCTATGACGACACCAATTGCGATTATCTCGAACTCAACGGATCATTGAAGGAGGCGATGGCGCGCGGCGACGAAATTGTATCTGCGTCTTTCATCATCCCCTATCCGCCCGGCTTCCCGATCCTCGTGCCGGGGCAGGTGATCAGCAAGGAAATCCTGAGTTTCATGCGCGCGCTCGACGTGAGTGAAATCCACGGATACAGGCCCGATTTGGGGCTGAGGGTCTTTACCCAAGCGGCATTGGAGGGCGTGAAGCCCGGTCTCAAGGCTGCAGAATAA
- a CDS encoding biotin carboxylase has product MATVLKNISEIRRFFHRNEDPIYFISATNFNLLGLDEWVKNFKYICYIDCYGGKHPNVFCPSEQPHAEFQSIEDINNYLLQHKEVIDFIKKRGGKPKFVFLMFDEETERLSKELGAEVWFPKAKLRTAMDNKIETVRIGNKAGVPSVPNTLAEVKSYEDLRKTCEKAGIGHDLVLQSAFGDSGHTTFFIKSEADFRRHEHEIIGEGEIKIMKRINCRGAAIEACATKEGTIVGPLMTELVGFKELTPYRGGWCGNEILATAFPPKVRQQARDLTFKFGEQLRKEGYRGYFELDFLIDKKTGDLWLGELNPRITGASSMTNHAAFAHADAPLFLFHLLEFSKKKFNLDVDELNARWADPANIDGWSQMVIKHTKDSVDICTQSPETGIYKMLEDGSVVFDRFDYHRRAVESENEAFFLRILQPGDYRYEGADIGILVTRGRSMTKAFQLNDRAKKWIHGIQRAVDGKPLPVASASPDLADPAFKIL; this is encoded by the coding sequence ATGGCTACCGTACTCAAGAATATTTCCGAAATTCGCCGGTTTTTCCACCGCAACGAAGATCCGATTTATTTCATCTCGGCGACGAACTTCAATTTGCTGGGGCTGGATGAATGGGTGAAGAATTTCAAGTACATCTGCTATATCGATTGCTACGGGGGCAAGCATCCAAACGTGTTCTGCCCATCGGAACAGCCGCACGCGGAATTCCAGTCGATCGAGGACATCAACAACTACCTGCTGCAGCACAAGGAGGTCATCGACTTCATCAAAAAGCGCGGCGGCAAGCCGAAGTTCGTGTTCCTGATGTTCGATGAGGAAACCGAACGTCTGTCGAAGGAACTGGGGGCCGAGGTGTGGTTCCCCAAGGCCAAGCTGCGCACCGCGATGGACAACAAGATCGAAACGGTCCGTATCGGCAACAAGGCAGGCGTGCCTTCGGTGCCCAACACGCTGGCCGAGGTCAAATCCTACGAGGATCTGCGCAAGACTTGCGAAAAGGCCGGTATCGGTCACGATCTGGTGCTGCAATCCGCCTTCGGGGACAGCGGCCACACGACCTTTTTTATCAAGAGCGAAGCTGATTTCCGCCGCCACGAGCACGAGATCATCGGCGAAGGTGAAATCAAGATCATGAAGCGCATCAATTGCCGTGGTGCCGCGATCGAGGCCTGCGCCACCAAGGAAGGCACGATCGTCGGACCGCTGATGACAGAGTTGGTCGGTTTCAAGGAACTGACGCCCTATCGTGGCGGGTGGTGTGGCAACGAAATTCTTGCCACGGCCTTTCCTCCGAAGGTCCGCCAACAGGCGCGTGACTTGACCTTCAAGTTCGGTGAACAGCTGCGCAAGGAGGGGTATCGGGGCTACTTCGAGCTTGATTTCCTGATCGACAAGAAGACCGGCGATCTTTGGCTGGGTGAGTTGAACCCGCGCATCACCGGCGCGTCCTCGATGACCAACCACGCCGCCTTTGCCCATGCGGACGCGCCTTTGTTCCTGTTCCACCTGCTCGAATTCTCGAAGAAGAAGTTCAATCTCGACGTGGATGAGCTGAACGCCCGCTGGGCCGATCCGGCAAACATCGACGGCTGGAGCCAGATGGTCATCAAGCATACCAAGGACAGTGTTGATATCTGTACACAGAGCCCCGAGACCGGCATTTACAAGATGCTCGAGGACGGCTCCGTGGTGTTTGACCGGTTCGATTACCACCGCCGCGCCGTCGAGTCCGAAAACGAGGCGTTTTTCCTGCGCATCCTGCAACCGGGTGATTACCGCTACGAAGGGGCCGATATCGGTATCCTTGTGACGCGAGGTCGTTCCATGACGAAGGCTTTCCAGTTGAATGACAGGGCGAAAAAGTGGATTCACGGCATTCAAAGGGCTGTGGACGGAAAACCGCTGCCTGTCGCCTCGGCCAGCCCTGATCTTGCCGATCCGGCGTTCAAGATCCTGTAG
- a CDS encoding C45 family autoproteolytic acyltransferase/hydolase, whose protein sequence is MYWRAISEDTPGPKWAGLFREYWPEYRAWWLKEGETARPTYAESRRALGVHMPELLPLYDQLCELAGGTDHAARFLSFYTPPPYLAACSQAIWAGKEPVMVRNYDYNPKAFDSLVLKTRWMGRDVMGTSDGLWGLVDGVNDKGLSISLTFGGRRVAGEGFGIPLILRYALQVCETAQEAAEVLARVPTHMSYNVTVLDRKRDYLTVMMAPDRPAVVSHAAVATNHQENVEWVSHARFTATVERERFLLQRLRFHRDPEEKFIGAFLKPPLYSTAFRQGFGTLYTAVYRPRRRQMELRWPGVTWQLSLKDFAEGARDVSLPGAA, encoded by the coding sequence ATGTATTGGCGCGCAATCTCAGAAGATACGCCCGGTCCCAAATGGGCCGGGCTTTTCCGCGAATACTGGCCGGAGTATCGCGCCTGGTGGCTGAAGGAGGGTGAGACCGCCCGCCCGACCTATGCCGAAAGCAGACGCGCGCTGGGCGTACACATGCCGGAACTCCTGCCGCTGTACGATCAGTTGTGCGAGCTGGCCGGTGGCACCGATCACGCAGCGCGGTTTCTCAGCTTTTACACACCACCGCCTTACCTTGCCGCCTGCAGCCAGGCGATCTGGGCAGGAAAAGAGCCGGTGATGGTGCGCAACTATGACTACAATCCCAAGGCGTTCGACAGCCTTGTGCTCAAGACGCGCTGGATGGGCCGCGACGTGATGGGCACGTCCGACGGGCTGTGGGGTCTGGTCGATGGCGTGAATGACAAGGGCCTATCGATATCGCTGACGTTCGGCGGCCGCCGTGTCGCGGGCGAGGGGTTCGGCATTCCGCTGATTTTGCGTTACGCTCTGCAGGTCTGTGAAACCGCACAGGAAGCGGCAGAAGTGCTGGCCCGTGTGCCGACGCATATGAGCTACAACGTCACCGTGCTGGACCGCAAACGCGACTATCTGACCGTGATGATGGCACCCGACAGACCCGCGGTGGTCAGCCATGCCGCGGTGGCAACCAACCATCAGGAAAACGTCGAGTGGGTGAGCCATGCGCGGTTCACGGCCACGGTGGAGCGCGAAAGGTTCCTGCTTCAGCGACTGCGTTTCCACCGGGATCCGGAGGAAAAATTCATCGGCGCGTTCCTCAAGCCACCGCTGTATTCCACCGCTTTCCGGCAGGGGTTTGGCACGCTCTACACCGCTGTTTACCGGCCGCGTCGCCGCCAGATGGAGCTGCGCTGGCCCGGTGTGACATGGCAGCTGTCCCTCAAGGATTTCGCCGAAGGTGCACGGGATGTCAGTTTGCCCGGAGCCGCGTGA
- a CDS encoding CaiB/BaiF CoA-transferase family protein: MAGPLASLKVVEFAGLGPAPLAGQLLADLGAQVVSIDRKHTDADPTDINRRGKRSVVLNLKSAGGIEVARRLIATSDILIEGFRPGVMERLGLGPDDCPDTLIYGRMTGWGQSGPLAKTAGHDINYLALTGALHAMGDADRPPVPPLNLVADYGGGSMFLLLGVLAAVIERGVSGKGQVVDAAMVDGVPAMMGLIHAMLARGDWTQDRQSNWLDGAAPFYRCYTCKCGGYISVGALEPQFHALLLEKAGLPAADAQTQNDPRSWADRRAVYARAFAQRTRDEWAAVFDGTDACVAPVLRFAEAALHPHMAARGTFTSPGGILQAAPAPRFGRSVPPQPAPPRGAGADTAALLAELGYDSAAQARLHKDGALE, encoded by the coding sequence ATGGCCGGACCGCTCGCATCGTTGAAGGTTGTGGAATTCGCGGGGCTTGGTCCCGCGCCGCTGGCCGGCCAACTGCTCGCCGATCTGGGGGCGCAGGTTGTCAGCATCGACCGCAAGCACACCGACGCAGATCCGACCGACATCAACAGACGCGGGAAACGCTCTGTCGTGTTGAACCTCAAATCGGCGGGCGGGATCGAGGTGGCGCGTCGTCTGATCGCCACATCCGACATATTGATCGAAGGGTTTCGCCCCGGCGTTATGGAGCGGCTGGGGTTGGGCCCCGATGACTGCCCCGATACGCTGATTTACGGACGGATGACCGGCTGGGGTCAGTCCGGCCCACTGGCGAAAACGGCGGGCCATGACATCAACTATCTCGCGCTCACGGGTGCGTTGCATGCGATGGGTGATGCCGATCGACCGCCGGTTCCGCCGCTGAACCTTGTTGCGGACTACGGCGGTGGATCGATGTTCTTGCTGCTGGGTGTGCTGGCGGCAGTGATCGAACGGGGCGTTTCCGGCAAGGGGCAGGTTGTGGATGCGGCCATGGTTGACGGTGTGCCCGCGATGATGGGGCTGATCCATGCGATGCTGGCGCGGGGCGACTGGACGCAGGACCGGCAATCCAACTGGCTGGACGGGGCGGCACCGTTTTATCGGTGCTACACCTGCAAATGCGGCGGCTACATCTCTGTCGGCGCGCTGGAGCCGCAGTTTCACGCGCTGTTGCTGGAAAAAGCGGGGCTGCCTGCCGCGGACGCGCAGACACAGAATGACCCCCGATCATGGGCAGATCGGCGGGCGGTCTATGCCCGTGCCTTTGCCCAACGCACCCGCGACGAATGGGCCGCTGTGTTCGACGGGACCGATGCTTGCGTGGCGCCCGTCTTGCGATTTGCCGAAGCGGCGCTGCACCCCCACATGGCCGCGCGCGGAACGTTTACATCGCCCGGCGGTATCCTGCAGGCCGCGCCTGCACCCCGTTTCGGGCGCAGCGTCCCGCCGCAACCAGCGCCGCCCCGTGGCGCGGGGGCCGACACCGCCGCCCTATTGGCGGAGCTGGGCTACGACAGCGCGGCACAGGCGCGATTGCACAAGGACGGGGCATTGGAATAG
- a CDS encoding paraquat-inducible protein A, translating to MKDADASDLDAPLEDLIVCPVCDATYQLAQPAKGERAVCVRCHKVLIAPRLKAGVQIIAVAISVVILTVAASIFPFLNISAAGKSNSVSIIDAALSFTEGPLLLLSLLTAGFIILIPLARMILTLYVLVPVVRDKPPARHAMRAFRYSEALRPWSMAEIFAIGCAVALVKVADLATVGFGPAFWMFGCLVVLVMVQDGFMCKWSVWNSLEHPRRR from the coding sequence ATGAAAGACGCTGACGCCTCCGACCTTGACGCTCCGCTGGAAGACCTGATCGTCTGCCCCGTGTGCGATGCGACCTACCAGCTGGCCCAGCCAGCCAAAGGCGAGCGTGCGGTATGTGTGCGCTGCCACAAGGTGCTGATCGCGCCGCGTCTCAAAGCAGGGGTGCAGATCATCGCGGTGGCGATTTCCGTGGTGATCCTGACGGTTGCGGCATCGATCTTTCCTTTTCTGAACATCTCGGCAGCAGGCAAATCGAACTCCGTGTCCATCATTGACGCAGCTTTGTCCTTTACCGAAGGGCCGCTGCTGCTTTTGTCACTTCTGACAGCGGGTTTCATAATTCTGATTCCGCTCGCCCGGATGATCCTGACGCTCTATGTTCTTGTGCCCGTTGTGCGTGATAAACCGCCCGCGCGCCACGCGATGCGCGCGTTTCGCTATTCAGAAGCATTGCGCCCGTGGTCGATGGCCGAGATTTTTGCGATCGGCTGTGCGGTGGCGCTGGTCAAGGTGGCGGATCTGGCAACGGTCGGTTTCGGACCGGCGTTCTGGATGTTCGGATGTCTGGTGGTTCTTGTGATGGTGCAGGACGGATTTATGTGCAAATGGTCGGTATGGAATTCACTGGAACACCCACGCCGACGGTAA
- a CDS encoding paraquat-inducible protein A, translating to MVGMEFTGTPTPTVTAREAGLVACTRCTRAWPRGTPTCGRCGAKLVSRDRKSLQRVWALWLVGFMAYIPANLYPMLSTQQLLQVHESTIIGGAVELAQYGSWGVAGIILFASVVIPLGKFWAIAFLAISVRAENSGRHHQRLWLYEVVEYIGRWSMIDIFVVAILSALVQLQGLVSIQPGPAAFFFALSVIFTMLSAQAFDPRMIWDAYDPENEGPSDG from the coding sequence ATGGTCGGTATGGAATTCACTGGAACACCCACGCCGACGGTAACGGCCCGCGAAGCGGGGCTGGTGGCATGCACACGGTGCACCCGTGCCTGGCCGCGCGGTACGCCCACCTGCGGGCGGTGCGGTGCAAAGCTGGTGTCAAGAGATCGCAAGAGCCTGCAACGGGTCTGGGCGCTGTGGCTGGTGGGCTTCATGGCCTATATCCCGGCAAATCTTTATCCGATGTTGTCGACGCAGCAATTGTTGCAGGTGCACGAAAGCACGATCATCGGCGGCGCGGTAGAACTTGCACAATACGGGTCGTGGGGCGTGGCGGGCATCATTCTGTTCGCGTCTGTCGTCATTCCGCTTGGCAAATTCTGGGCAATTGCCTTTCTTGCGATCAGCGTACGGGCCGAAAACAGCGGGCGCCACCACCAAAGGCTGTGGCTGTACGAAGTCGTGGAATACATCGGGCGGTGGTCGATGATCGATATCTTCGTGGTCGCCATCCTCTCCGCATTGGTGCAATTACAGGGACTTGTATCGATCCAACCCGGTCCTGCGGCTTTCTTTTTTGCGCTATCCGTGATCTTTACCATGTTGTCGGCGCAGGCCTTTGATCCCAGAATGATCTGGGATGCCTACGACCCAGAAAACGAAGGGCCGTCTGATGGCTGA
- a CDS encoding intermembrane transport protein PqiB yields the protein MAETPPPVHIRPARKPRFSGASVIWLIPLLALVAALAVAVQNYNSRGPLIVVAFQDGAGIAAGETELRYRDISVGKVEKVGFSSGLGQVEAHIRVKKDIAPYIDNGSVFWIVEPEVSARGITGLSTVLSGVYIQGSWDDNIGLTSDRFVGSSQPPLIRPGESGLQLAFRTTTNGELTDNAPILFRGIEVGRVGKAQIANSGAFAIVEALIYDSHRDLINSSTRFWDVSGVSVSIGPGGADVEFSSLATLVGGGLTFDTFVSGGEPVQDGAVFEVYGDKDSARNSLFTASEVEPLQISVIFEENISGLATGADVELSGFKVGVVDSLSGVVDTDQFGDSRVRLNVILAIQPARLGLKDEVTADAALQFLAERVQEGLRARLASASLLTGGLKVELVEVEDPFPATLTTSGADLPIFPTTQSETSDAAATVEGVFNRINNLPIEELLNSAIRFLDNADALVSSEDIRQTPGDVRTLVGDLSELLTSDDIKNVPVALNATLVRIEDLVADLEEQRVTDILVQALTDASDAANSVTSSVEGVPELVEDLQEVAAKANSLELNALLEELTVLTRSADALVSSPDTAELPAALKGALDEVNATLGELRAGGAVTNVNQTLASARNAADSIAVSAQDLPRVVNRISALLTQASRTIEGYNKGDQISRSAENTLRDISEAADALAKLARTIERNPNSLLLGR from the coding sequence ATGGCTGAAACTCCTCCTCCGGTCCATATCCGGCCAGCCCGCAAGCCGCGCTTTTCCGGAGCATCCGTAATCTGGCTGATCCCGTTGCTGGCGCTTGTCGCGGCGCTGGCCGTGGCGGTGCAGAACTACAATTCCCGCGGTCCGCTGATCGTGGTGGCGTTTCAGGATGGGGCCGGCATTGCTGCCGGCGAAACCGAATTGCGTTACCGCGACATTTCGGTGGGCAAAGTCGAAAAGGTCGGTTTCAGCAGCGGTCTGGGGCAGGTCGAGGCGCATATCCGCGTCAAGAAGGACATCGCGCCCTATATCGACAACGGCTCTGTGTTCTGGATCGTCGAACCCGAAGTGTCGGCCCGTGGCATCACGGGTCTGAGCACGGTGTTGAGCGGCGTTTATATTCAGGGGTCGTGGGATGACAACATCGGTTTGACGTCGGACCGGTTTGTCGGGTCGTCACAACCGCCCCTTATCCGGCCGGGAGAAAGCGGGCTGCAACTTGCGTTCCGCACCACCACCAACGGGGAGTTGACGGATAATGCGCCGATCCTGTTCCGCGGTATCGAGGTCGGGCGTGTCGGCAAGGCCCAGATTGCCAACAGCGGGGCCTTTGCGATCGTAGAGGCGCTGATTTACGACAGCCACCGTGATTTGATCAATTCGTCGACCCGGTTCTGGGATGTCTCGGGCGTGAGTGTCAGCATCGGGCCGGGCGGCGCGGATGTCGAGTTTTCCTCGCTTGCGACGCTGGTGGGCGGCGGGCTCACCTTTGATACATTCGTGTCGGGAGGGGAGCCCGTGCAGGACGGCGCGGTTTTCGAGGTTTATGGCGACAAGGACAGCGCCCGCAACAGCCTGTTCACCGCATCCGAAGTCGAACCGCTGCAGATCAGTGTGATTTTTGAAGAGAACATCTCGGGTCTGGCGACCGGTGCGGATGTCGAACTGAGCGGGTTCAAGGTGGGCGTTGTGGACAGCCTGTCGGGCGTTGTCGATACCGATCAATTCGGCGACAGCCGCGTGCGTCTGAACGTGATCCTCGCCATTCAGCCCGCACGACTGGGGTTGAAAGACGAGGTGACCGCAGATGCCGCGTTGCAGTTCTTGGCCGAAAGGGTGCAGGAGGGGCTGCGCGCGCGCCTTGCGTCGGCCAGTCTGCTGACGGGCGGTTTGAAGGTCGAGCTGGTGGAAGTGGAGGATCCGTTCCCCGCCACATTGACCACATCGGGCGCCGATCTGCCGATTTTTCCGACCACGCAGAGCGAAACATCCGACGCCGCCGCGACGGTCGAAGGGGTATTCAACCGCATCAACAACCTCCCGATCGAAGAGTTGTTGAACAGCGCGATACGGTTCCTCGACAACGCCGATGCGCTTGTGTCGAGTGAAGATATTCGCCAGACCCCCGGTGACGTGCGCACGCTGGTCGGTGATCTTTCCGAACTGCTGACATCGGACGACATCAAGAACGTACCGGTTGCGCTGAACGCGACGCTCGTGCGGATCGAGGATCTGGTGGCCGATCTGGAAGAGCAACGTGTGACCGATATTCTGGTGCAAGCACTGACGGATGCCTCCGATGCCGCCAATTCTGTCACCTCATCTGTCGAGGGGGTGCCGGAACTGGTCGAAGACCTGCAAGAGGTCGCGGCGAAGGCCAACAGCCTCGAGCTCAATGCGCTTCTCGAGGAGCTGACCGTGCTGACGCGGTCCGCGGACGCGCTGGTGTCGAGCCCGGATACAGCCGAGTTGCCCGCAGCGCTCAAGGGCGCGCTGGACGAAGTCAATGCAACCCTTGGAGAGTTGCGTGCGGGGGGGGCGGTGACGAATGTAAACCAGACACTTGCGTCGGCACGCAACGCCGCCGACAGCATCGCGGTGTCCGCGCAGGATTTGCCGCGGGTGGTAAACCGGATTTCCGCTTTGCTGACGCAGGCCAGCCGTACCATCGAAGGCTACAACAAGGGTGACCAGATCAGCCGCTCGGCGGAAAATACCCTGCGTGACATCAGCGAGGCGGCAGATGCCCTCGCCAAGCTTGCGCGTACTATCGAACGCAATCCGAACTCCTTGCTGTTGGGAAGATGA